In the genome of Myxococcus stipitatus, one region contains:
- a CDS encoding RNA polymerase sigma factor, which produces MSPRSFIERALEHLPALRRVGRRLTGSSAEADDLVQETVARALERRGEVREPERLKGWLLAVQRTVYLNSRRGLRPRLEVLEGGLGKDVAEPCADLEAELHARSLSEGMRKALDSLAPDWRDALWLREVEELSYEEIAQVQGCPVGTVRSRLARARLAMLEVLEKEKAHGSL; this is translated from the coding sequence GTGAGTCCCCGGTCCTTCATCGAACGTGCCCTGGAGCACCTGCCTGCCCTGCGGCGGGTGGGCCGTCGGCTGACGGGCAGCTCGGCCGAGGCGGATGACCTGGTCCAGGAGACGGTCGCGCGCGCCCTGGAGCGGCGGGGCGAGGTGAGGGAGCCGGAGCGGCTCAAGGGCTGGCTGCTCGCCGTGCAGCGCACCGTGTACCTCAACTCCCGTCGCGGGCTGCGGCCTCGGCTGGAGGTGCTGGAGGGCGGGTTGGGGAAGGACGTCGCGGAGCCTTGCGCGGACCTGGAGGCGGAGCTGCACGCGCGCTCGCTCAGTGAGGGCATGCGCAAGGCGCTGGACTCGCTGGCCCCGGACTGGCGCGACGCGCTGTGGCTGAGGGAAGTCGAGGAGCTGAGCTACGAGGAGATTGCCCAGGTGCAGGGCTGCCCCGTGGGGACGGTGCGCTCGCGTCTGGCGAGGGCTCGACTGGCGATGCTCGAGGTCCTCGAGAAGGAGAAGGCACATGGAAGCCTGTAG
- a CDS encoding anti-sigma factor family protein gives MEACSLEWQERLSAAFDGENPAHEQRALEQHLERCAGCARELARYDSLRVALRAQADLDVGVSAGLKARVDRLASRPRWAFARGTWAAGGAIAALLTVGVFGASRLGVAGGLTDALAMDLERHHLKAFSRAAPCEFESSNPEDVKAWVEREVGYEVDVPSVPGAELLGARRCQLHGEVSASLLYRHGDKAMTLFLPEPGSPVAKAAARFAGDGTRCTQGPVGERICVAPRGSGHAALAVSEAESPVLLEALARLSP, from the coding sequence ATGGAAGCCTGTAGCCTGGAGTGGCAGGAGCGGCTCTCCGCGGCGTTCGACGGGGAGAATCCGGCGCATGAGCAGCGGGCCCTGGAGCAGCACCTCGAGCGATGCGCGGGCTGTGCCCGGGAGCTGGCTCGCTATGACTCGCTGCGCGTCGCGCTGAGGGCGCAGGCCGACCTGGACGTGGGCGTGTCTGCCGGGCTGAAGGCGCGGGTCGACCGGCTGGCCTCGCGTCCTCGCTGGGCCTTCGCTCGAGGCACGTGGGCGGCGGGAGGCGCCATCGCGGCGCTGCTCACCGTGGGCGTGTTCGGGGCCTCGCGGCTGGGCGTCGCGGGAGGGCTGACCGACGCGCTCGCGATGGACCTGGAGCGGCACCACCTCAAGGCGTTCTCGCGCGCGGCGCCGTGTGAGTTCGAGTCCTCGAATCCGGAGGACGTCAAGGCGTGGGTGGAGCGGGAGGTCGGCTACGAGGTGGACGTGCCGTCGGTGCCGGGCGCGGAGCTCCTGGGCGCTCGCCGCTGCCAGCTGCACGGCGAGGTCTCCGCTTCGCTGCTGTACAGGCATGGGGACAAGGCGATGACCCTCTTCCTGCCGGAGCCCGGGTCGCCCGTGGCGAAGGCCGCCGCGCGCTTCGCGGGAGACGGGACTCGCTGCACGCAGGGGCCGGTGGGCGAGCGCATCTGCGTGGCTCCTCGGGGAAGCGGGCACGCGGCCCTGGCTGTTTCGGAGGCGGAGTCACCGGTGCTCCTCGAGGCCCTGGCTCGCTTGTCTCCTTGA
- a CDS encoding cytochrome c biogenesis protein CcdA: MSLGLPGIFLAGLLTFLSPCILPLVPFYLSFLAGVSLSQLRETGGTARRPWGVALAFSLGLATVFIALGMAATAVGGALSERRSWLLRFGGVALLLLGLKQLGLIKLPWVDRESRPWLDRVRKGGSVAGAFLFGGAFALGWTPCIGPVLGAVLTYTAASTSEPLMGALYLGTYAAGLSVPLVLTAAIAPLALKWMERAKRHLRKFEMATGVLLVGVGVLLFTDSLQKLVPSVQAVEVAAPVQSSTPAGDVTAEAATCGAESEGACALPEQGFVPSSDAPSVLAGVKRPTMVEFVSQSCPVCQRMEPVVAMAAQVCSHEGVDVLRLDVGTAEGRQAANRHGVRGVPTFLFLDGAGQEVARRVGEQPLASLREGLETIAGVRCAGLLPSGAPTAPQGSAGT; the protein is encoded by the coding sequence ATGAGCCTGGGCCTTCCCGGCATCTTCCTCGCGGGGCTGCTGACGTTCCTGTCCCCCTGCATCCTTCCGCTGGTCCCCTTCTACCTGTCGTTCCTCGCGGGCGTGTCCCTGTCGCAGCTGCGCGAGACGGGCGGTACCGCGCGGCGTCCCTGGGGCGTGGCGCTGGCGTTCTCGCTGGGGCTCGCGACGGTGTTCATCGCGCTGGGGATGGCGGCCACCGCCGTGGGTGGGGCGCTCTCGGAGCGTCGCAGCTGGCTGCTGCGCTTCGGAGGTGTCGCGCTGCTCCTGCTTGGACTCAAGCAGCTGGGGCTCATCAAGCTGCCTTGGGTGGACCGGGAGTCGCGGCCGTGGCTGGACCGCGTGCGCAAGGGAGGCAGTGTCGCGGGAGCCTTCTTGTTCGGCGGCGCCTTCGCGCTGGGCTGGACGCCGTGCATCGGCCCCGTGCTCGGGGCGGTGCTCACGTACACCGCCGCCTCCACCTCCGAGCCGCTGATGGGCGCGCTCTACCTGGGCACCTATGCCGCGGGCCTGTCCGTGCCGCTGGTGCTCACGGCCGCCATCGCGCCGCTGGCGCTGAAGTGGATGGAGCGCGCGAAGCGTCACCTGCGCAAGTTCGAGATGGCCACGGGCGTGCTGCTCGTCGGCGTGGGGGTGTTGCTCTTCACCGACTCGCTGCAGAAGCTGGTGCCCTCGGTGCAGGCCGTGGAGGTCGCCGCGCCCGTGCAGTCGTCCACCCCCGCGGGGGATGTGACGGCGGAGGCCGCGACGTGTGGCGCGGAGTCGGAGGGCGCGTGTGCGCTCCCGGAGCAGGGCTTTGTTCCGTCGAGCGATGCCCCTTCCGTGCTCGCGGGCGTCAAGCGCCCGACGATGGTGGAGTTCGTGAGCCAGAGCTGCCCCGTGTGTCAGCGGATGGAGCCCGTGGTGGCCATGGCCGCGCAGGTGTGCTCGCACGAGGGCGTTGACGTCCTGCGTCTGGATGTCGGCACCGCCGAGGGACGGCAGGCCGCGAACCGCCATGGTGTCCGAGGTGTGCCCACGTTCCTCTTCCTGGACGGCGCTGGCCAGGAGGTCGCGCGCCGAGTGGGCGAGCAGCCTCTGGCCTCGCTCCGAGAGGGGCTGGAGACCATTGCCGGCGTGCGTTGTGCCGGGCTCCTCCCGTCGGGGGCTCCGACGGCGCCCCAGGGGAGCGCCGGCACCTGA
- a CDS encoding rhodanese-like domain-containing protein: MKLVFVAVAVLAGVLGVACTRERPEVRAEAHKWVESGALLVDVRTPEEFADGHLPGALNIPVDQLSERLGELGSPEKPVVVYCRSGKRSTRAETMLKERGFQQVLNLGPMSAWE; the protein is encoded by the coding sequence ATGAAGCTTGTTTTCGTTGCTGTCGCAGTGCTCGCGGGTGTGCTGGGAGTCGCATGTACGCGCGAGCGGCCGGAAGTCCGTGCCGAGGCCCACAAGTGGGTGGAGTCCGGCGCCCTGCTGGTGGACGTTCGCACGCCGGAGGAGTTCGCGGACGGCCACCTGCCCGGTGCGTTGAACATCCCCGTGGACCAGCTCTCGGAGCGGCTGGGGGAGCTCGGCTCACCCGAGAAGCCCGTGGTCGTCTATTGCCGCAGCGGCAAGCGCAGCACCCGCGCGGAGACGATGCTGAAGGAGCGAGGCTTCCAGCAGGTCCTCAACCTCGGGCCCATGTCGGCCTGGGAGTGA
- a CDS encoding bifunctional metallophosphatase/5'-nucleotidase has product MNRLLRAPAMCLALWALASGCATSRAGVDTTASARQQLTVLYVADLHAQLRAHPELFWRDGQERIEEAGGFARVAAAIHRIRAERGGEVLVLDAGDTIQGSGAAALTEGRALIAPLNALGLDGAVPGNWEVVYGPTVLRERAREMKHPLFAANVRDAHSGERLFPPYLLKQVGGVKVTVVGFTDPDVPRRQPPGYSQGLRYDGPEELPSLVREVREREGAQVVLLMSHVGLAKAVGLAARVPGVDVHLSSDTHERTYEPVVENGSWVVEPGAFGSFLGRLDVWVEGGRVVDRRWELIELTASRFPEDPQVARLVDEALAPHEEALSSPVGHTDVTLARYAVVENPLDNVLADAIRVAGGTEIGLSNGFRFGTPLMPGPVREADLWNMFPIVNKLKTGKVSGRQLRAFWEQELENVFAKDPEKRFGGWLPRPSGMTLRFKADAPKGQRLLALEVGGVPVEAERLYTVTACEREGDAPDMVCRIPGIQEPRVLEVDAHEAVRRFLAGKPRLQAELEGRAVGEDLPAVLRTQQVQ; this is encoded by the coding sequence ATGAATCGTCTCCTCCGCGCGCCCGCGATGTGTCTGGCCCTGTGGGCCCTGGCCTCGGGCTGTGCGACCTCGCGGGCCGGTGTCGACACGACGGCCTCCGCGCGTCAGCAGCTCACCGTGCTCTATGTCGCGGACCTGCATGCCCAGCTCCGCGCTCATCCCGAACTCTTCTGGCGGGATGGCCAGGAGCGCATCGAGGAGGCGGGAGGCTTCGCGCGCGTGGCCGCCGCCATCCATCGGATTCGCGCCGAGCGCGGCGGCGAGGTGCTGGTGCTCGACGCGGGGGACACGATTCAAGGCTCGGGCGCGGCCGCGCTCACCGAGGGCCGAGCGCTCATCGCGCCGCTCAACGCGCTGGGCCTGGATGGCGCGGTGCCGGGCAACTGGGAGGTGGTGTATGGCCCCACGGTGTTGCGGGAGCGTGCGCGGGAGATGAAGCATCCGTTGTTCGCCGCGAACGTGCGGGATGCGCACAGCGGTGAGCGCCTCTTTCCGCCGTACCTGCTGAAGCAGGTGGGCGGAGTGAAGGTGACGGTGGTGGGCTTCACCGACCCGGACGTCCCGCGCCGTCAGCCGCCGGGGTACAGCCAGGGTCTGCGCTACGACGGTCCCGAGGAGCTGCCGTCGCTCGTGCGAGAGGTCCGTGAGCGCGAGGGCGCGCAGGTGGTCCTGTTGATGTCGCACGTGGGACTGGCCAAGGCGGTGGGGCTCGCGGCGCGAGTCCCAGGGGTGGATGTCCACCTGTCCTCGGACACGCACGAGCGCACCTATGAGCCCGTGGTGGAGAACGGGAGCTGGGTGGTGGAGCCGGGAGCGTTCGGTTCGTTCCTCGGGCGATTGGATGTGTGGGTGGAGGGCGGCCGGGTGGTGGACCGCCGTTGGGAGCTCATCGAGCTCACCGCCTCGCGCTTCCCCGAGGACCCCCAGGTGGCACGCCTGGTGGACGAGGCGCTGGCTCCGCACGAGGAGGCGCTGTCGTCTCCCGTGGGCCATACCGACGTCACGCTCGCGCGCTACGCAGTGGTGGAGAACCCGCTCGACAACGTGCTGGCGGATGCGATTCGCGTCGCCGGCGGCACGGAAATCGGGTTGTCGAACGGCTTCCGCTTCGGCACGCCGTTGATGCCGGGGCCGGTTCGCGAGGCGGACTTGTGGAACATGTTCCCCATCGTGAACAAGCTGAAGACGGGGAAGGTGAGCGGGCGTCAGCTTCGGGCGTTCTGGGAGCAGGAGCTGGAGAACGTCTTCGCGAAGGACCCGGAGAAGCGCTTTGGTGGGTGGTTGCCTCGGCCTTCGGGGATGACGCTGCGGTTCAAGGCGGATGCACCCAAGGGACAGCGCCTCCTCGCGCTCGAGGTGGGGGGCGTTCCGGTGGAGGCAGAGCGGCTCTACACGGTGACGGCGTGTGAGCGTGAAGGGGATGCTCCGGACATGGTGTGCCGCATCCCGGGCATCCAGGAGCCGCGTGTCCTCGAAGTGGATGCACACGAGGCGGTGCGTCGCTTCCTCGCTGGCAAGCCTCGACTCCAGGCGGAGCTGGAAGGTCGCGCGGTGGGCGAGGACCTTCCCGCGGTGCTGCGAACCCAGCAGGTCCAGTGA
- a CDS encoding MBL fold metallo-hydrolase — protein MLFRQLFDSESSTYTYLLADERTREALLIDPVIEQVDRDIKLIGELGLTLRFVLETHVHADHVTAAGVLRQRMGARVVASRLGAPCVDRQVSHGDVVEMGEVRLEVLETPGHTDDSVSYRMADRVFTGDTLLVRSAGRTDFQNGSASALHDSITRVLFALPGETLVYPGHDYKGHSVSSIDEEKRHNARAAGRSREDFIQLMNGLQLPPPKKLAVSVPANLACGVVEPARMPSVKA, from the coding sequence ATGCTCTTCCGACAACTCTTCGACTCAGAGTCCTCGACGTACACCTATCTGCTCGCGGATGAGCGGACGCGGGAGGCGCTGCTCATCGACCCGGTCATCGAGCAGGTGGACCGCGACATCAAGCTGATTGGCGAGCTGGGGCTCACGCTGCGCTTCGTGCTGGAGACCCACGTCCACGCCGACCATGTGACGGCGGCGGGCGTGCTGCGGCAGCGCATGGGAGCACGGGTCGTCGCGAGTCGCCTGGGGGCGCCGTGTGTCGACCGGCAGGTGTCACACGGTGACGTGGTCGAGATGGGGGAGGTTCGTCTCGAGGTGCTCGAGACACCGGGCCACACCGACGACAGCGTGAGCTACCGGATGGCAGACCGGGTCTTTACGGGCGACACGCTGCTGGTGCGCTCGGCCGGGCGGACGGACTTCCAGAATGGGAGCGCGAGCGCGCTGCATGACTCCATCACACGAGTGCTCTTCGCGCTGCCTGGAGAGACCCTGGTGTACCCCGGACATGACTACAAGGGGCACTCGGTGAGCAGCATCGACGAGGAGAAGCGCCACAACGCGCGCGCGGCGGGACGGAGTCGCGAGGACTTCATCCAGTTGATGAACGGCCTCCAGCTGCCGCCGCCCAAGAAGCTCGCCGTGTCCGTGCCCGCGAACCTCGCCTGTGGGGTGGTCGAGCCGGCGCGGATGCCCTCCGTGAAGGCGTGA
- a CDS encoding YeiH family protein, producing the protein MTAPLATPDTTVSAPGSGAAAGPVTPAASPSTGEVWRRRLPGLVLAAGLAVGSYWLATLPGLKVVGPLTVALLVGIALRSTMAAGIPSVLVEGQRYSARTVLRLGIVLMGARLDFALVAKVGPRVLVLAMAVIVGGILGIRWVTQRFGVPEKLGTLLAVGTSICGASAVVAASSVTRAEEEDTTLAVGLCGILGTMGVLFYVFVGPLLGLTTAQLAILSGATLHEVAQVMAAAFTWGTTAGDLGTLVKLTRVVLLAPALVVLGLVSGSGGKVRYSWKEPPIPWFVLGFLAVGVLGSVGVVPAAGKAALSTASVFLMVMAMGAMGLGTHVSMLRRAGMRVVYAGLVGFAALALSAWGLIHLLSIQ; encoded by the coding sequence ATGACTGCTCCACTAGCGACACCCGACACGACGGTCTCCGCGCCTGGCAGTGGCGCGGCGGCGGGCCCGGTGACACCTGCTGCTTCACCCTCGACGGGAGAGGTCTGGAGGAGGCGCCTGCCGGGGTTGGTGTTGGCGGCGGGCCTGGCGGTGGGGAGCTACTGGCTCGCCACGCTGCCGGGGCTGAAGGTGGTGGGGCCTCTGACGGTGGCGTTGTTGGTGGGCATCGCGCTGCGCTCGACGATGGCGGCGGGGATTCCCTCGGTGTTGGTGGAGGGGCAGCGCTACTCGGCGCGCACGGTGTTGCGGTTGGGCATCGTGCTGATGGGGGCGCGGCTGGACTTCGCGCTCGTGGCGAAGGTGGGGCCGAGGGTGTTGGTGTTGGCGATGGCGGTCATCGTCGGAGGCATCCTGGGCATCCGGTGGGTGACGCAGCGCTTCGGTGTGCCGGAGAAGCTGGGGACGTTGCTGGCGGTGGGGACGTCCATCTGTGGCGCGAGCGCGGTGGTGGCGGCGAGCTCCGTCACGCGAGCGGAGGAGGAGGACACCACGCTGGCGGTGGGGCTGTGCGGGATTCTGGGGACGATGGGCGTGCTGTTCTACGTCTTCGTGGGGCCGCTGTTGGGGTTGACCACGGCGCAGCTCGCGATTCTCTCGGGAGCCACGTTGCACGAGGTGGCGCAGGTGATGGCGGCGGCGTTCACCTGGGGGACCACGGCGGGGGATTTGGGGACGCTGGTGAAGCTGACGCGGGTGGTGTTGTTGGCGCCGGCGCTGGTGGTGCTGGGGTTGGTGTCCGGCTCGGGAGGGAAGGTGCGCTACTCGTGGAAGGAGCCGCCGATTCCGTGGTTCGTGCTGGGGTTTCTGGCGGTGGGAGTGCTCGGCTCGGTGGGAGTGGTGCCGGCGGCGGGGAAGGCCGCGCTCTCCACGGCGAGCGTCTTCCTCATGGTGATGGCCATGGGGGCGATGGGGCTGGGGACACACGTCAGCATGCTGCGCCGTGCGGGCATGCGAGTGGTCTACGCGGGCCTCGTGGGCTTCGCCGCCTTGGCGCTGTCGGCCTGGGGCCTCATCCACCTGCTGTCGATTCAGTAG
- a CDS encoding DUF2357 domain-containing protein produces the protein MHFRDAKGRHLEGIIQDGVVVLEEDRTYKLALQLSEAAQVECRGWLGELELEWDSASTSFTLRTSYWVGTQSLRIQGPQGEQHLSVEVLPHKNKLQSEAWAHLLRDLDAWMPGTTVGQEGGRHGRVGHQGCDIAGVASVLGDLVPAFEAALTSVLRAPKEQSVELWTEVPIHSVKQADRGTLRWLASHPNTYQGVRGYAESFGTGPVPRVPSRAWQGALDHAANRHVAWLTRQVVLKLRDTVECVERGLQKTQSLDPDLEDWCKGRVRQLVQGAHDLEALLLETPLGAMTPEYASDSAILTFVDDPLYARVHAFGQLFLSPRFQLPTDDAHLSAPVRPSYELYELWTFLALRRLLAELLPDAQWSEDNTDTLRLFDESPHGASYTARWPGHGTLTLHFNLSFPGFLTRERKRSSHWSISKTRRPDLVVTWQPDVGQARWLCLDAKYRTDTRGIADAFESAHIYRDSLRWRDMGEQGRCAGAVLLVPTRLPQTAPWFEKSFRDEHHVGVFCLTPGQSPPTELIEWLRHTLFTTESTAGG, from the coding sequence ATGCACTTCCGGGATGCCAAAGGTCGTCACCTCGAAGGAATCATCCAGGACGGTGTCGTCGTCCTGGAGGAGGACCGGACCTACAAGCTCGCCCTTCAACTGAGCGAAGCGGCGCAGGTGGAGTGTCGCGGCTGGCTCGGTGAGCTGGAGCTGGAGTGGGACTCCGCCTCCACCAGCTTCACCCTTCGCACGAGCTACTGGGTCGGGACGCAATCGCTGCGCATCCAGGGCCCTCAGGGAGAGCAACACCTCTCCGTAGAGGTGCTCCCTCACAAGAACAAGCTCCAGAGCGAAGCCTGGGCTCATCTGCTGCGCGACCTGGACGCCTGGATGCCCGGCACCACGGTTGGCCAGGAAGGAGGCCGGCACGGACGCGTGGGACACCAGGGCTGCGACATCGCGGGAGTGGCCTCGGTACTCGGCGACCTGGTGCCTGCATTCGAGGCCGCGCTGACATCCGTGCTCCGTGCCCCCAAGGAGCAGTCCGTCGAGCTCTGGACCGAGGTCCCCATCCACTCGGTCAAACAAGCAGACCGAGGAACCTTGCGTTGGCTGGCGAGCCATCCGAACACCTACCAAGGTGTCCGCGGCTACGCGGAGAGCTTCGGCACGGGCCCTGTCCCACGAGTCCCCAGTCGCGCCTGGCAGGGCGCCCTGGACCACGCAGCCAATCGCCACGTCGCGTGGCTGACACGACAGGTGGTGCTCAAGCTCCGAGACACCGTGGAGTGTGTCGAGCGAGGACTCCAGAAGACGCAGTCACTGGACCCGGACCTGGAGGATTGGTGCAAGGGCCGCGTGCGGCAGCTGGTTCAAGGAGCCCATGACCTCGAAGCGCTCCTGCTCGAAACACCGCTGGGCGCGATGACGCCCGAGTACGCGTCGGACTCGGCGATCCTCACCTTCGTCGATGACCCGCTCTATGCGCGGGTCCACGCCTTCGGCCAGCTCTTCCTCTCCCCTCGGTTCCAGCTTCCCACCGACGACGCTCACCTCTCCGCCCCCGTGCGGCCGTCGTACGAGCTCTACGAGCTCTGGACATTCCTCGCGCTGCGGCGATTGCTGGCGGAGCTCCTCCCTGACGCCCAGTGGAGCGAAGACAACACCGACACACTTCGACTCTTCGACGAGTCACCTCACGGTGCCAGCTACACCGCGCGATGGCCGGGCCACGGAACCCTGACCCTCCACTTCAACCTCTCGTTCCCGGGGTTCCTCACGCGAGAGCGAAAGCGGAGTTCTCACTGGAGCATCTCGAAGACGAGGCGTCCGGACCTCGTCGTGACGTGGCAACCTGACGTGGGCCAGGCGCGCTGGCTGTGTCTCGATGCAAAGTACCGCACCGACACCCGAGGCATCGCCGACGCCTTCGAGTCCGCGCACATCTACCGCGACTCACTCCGCTGGCGAGACATGGGTGAACAAGGACGTTGCGCGGGCGCGGTGCTGCTCGTTCCCACGCGACTCCCTCAGACAGCGCCCTGGTTCGAGAAGTCCTTCCGCGACGAGCACCACGTGGGCGTCTTCTGCCTGACGCCCGGGCAGTCGCCGCCCACCGAGCTCATCGAGTGGCTCCGTCACACACTCTTCACTACTGAATCGACAGCAGGTGGATGA